A window from Acidimicrobiales bacterium encodes these proteins:
- a CDS encoding PP2C family protein-serine/threonine phosphatase, translating to MIFLTGLVVVGLLTWASWRSFQDNESRLLASHAKEAAQVINAAVPSVQTPLAAAAELADATGGNRNDFTEFIQSFVGKQAPFVSASLWRLDEPTAGPLAVVGASPMLADKPGRAEDFFSRVSRTSTLGVTDLLEGPSRRLGYEYHFANRGPFAAYAEAALPADRRATIARNAAFSELHYAIYLGNGTEAANLLTTDSTQPLTKSTHSKVVVPFGDSALTLVFSPRGTLGGALAADLPWIIAGAGVVFAAGAALAAETLQRRRRRAEDLAGALDVAAAEARALYAEQRSIALTLEQALLPESLPQLEGLEAGCRYEPGTMGVEIGGDWYDLVPLGDGSVFFAIGDVSGRGVRAAAVMARLRFAMLAYADQGDPPDEVLRKLSSLLHIEDSGHFATALCGLIRADRHEVVVANAGHLPFLVLDGSSSRFIVEDVGPPIGVTEHPVYRVATIHVPPRATLLGFTDGLIERKGESIDVGLGRLGVVARSNQHLSLDAMITSVVEELTREGTDDDAAILGVRWTT from the coding sequence GTGATTTTCCTGACAGGCCTCGTGGTAGTGGGGCTCCTCACTTGGGCCTCGTGGCGCTCATTTCAAGACAACGAATCCCGGCTCCTTGCTTCCCACGCCAAGGAAGCCGCGCAAGTAATCAACGCCGCGGTGCCAAGCGTCCAGACGCCTCTGGCCGCGGCAGCGGAGCTGGCGGATGCGACGGGGGGCAACCGGAACGACTTCACCGAGTTCATCCAGTCGTTCGTCGGCAAGCAAGCGCCCTTCGTGTCAGCATCGCTTTGGCGCCTCGACGAACCGACAGCCGGGCCGCTGGCCGTCGTCGGTGCCAGCCCGATGCTGGCGGACAAGCCCGGTCGAGCGGAGGATTTCTTCAGTCGCGTCAGCCGCACCTCGACTCTCGGCGTGACCGACTTGCTGGAGGGACCGTCGCGACGGCTCGGGTATGAGTACCACTTCGCCAACCGAGGACCGTTCGCCGCTTACGCGGAGGCGGCGCTTCCGGCCGACCGCCGAGCGACGATAGCCCGCAACGCAGCCTTCTCGGAGTTGCACTACGCGATCTACCTGGGCAACGGCACTGAGGCCGCCAACCTGTTGACAACCGATTCGACACAGCCGCTCACCAAGTCCACGCACTCGAAGGTCGTGGTGCCGTTCGGCGACAGTGCGCTGACCCTCGTCTTTTCTCCGCGCGGTACTTTGGGTGGCGCCCTCGCGGCGGACCTGCCGTGGATCATCGCCGGCGCGGGAGTCGTGTTTGCTGCCGGAGCGGCTCTAGCCGCGGAGACCCTGCAGCGCCGTCGGCGTCGCGCTGAGGACCTCGCCGGCGCGCTCGACGTGGCCGCCGCCGAAGCGAGAGCGCTCTACGCGGAACAGCGCTCGATCGCGCTCACGCTGGAGCAAGCCCTTCTTCCTGAGTCGCTGCCTCAACTCGAAGGTCTCGAGGCGGGGTGTCGCTACGAGCCGGGAACCATGGGCGTCGAGATTGGCGGCGACTGGTACGACCTTGTTCCCCTCGGCGACGGCAGCGTCTTCTTCGCTATTGGTGACGTGTCCGGGCGGGGCGTCCGGGCCGCGGCTGTGATGGCGCGGCTTCGCTTCGCGATGTTGGCATACGCCGACCAGGGCGACCCGCCCGACGAGGTTCTTCGGAAGCTTTCCTCGCTGCTACACATCGAGGACAGCGGGCACTTCGCGACGGCCCTATGCGGCCTGATCCGAGCGGATCGCCACGAAGTGGTCGTTGCCAACGCTGGGCACCTTCCGTTCCTGGTTCTCGACGGGAGTTCCTCGAGGTTCATCGTCGAGGACGTCGGGCCGCCCATAGGTGTCACAGAGCACCCCGTTTACCGGGTTGCCACGATCCACGTTCCGCCGAGGGCGACTCTGCTCGGGTTCACCGACGGCCTGATCGAGCGCAAGGGCGAGTCCATCGACGTCGGCCTCGGTCGCCTCGGCGTAGTTGCCCGGAGCAACCAGCATCTGTCACTCGACGCGATGATCACGTCGGTTGTCGAGGAGCTCACCCGTGAGGGCACGGATGACGACGCAGCGATCCTTGGTGTGCGATGGACGACCTAA
- a CDS encoding enoyl-CoA hydratase — MADFLLIERPRPDVTLVTLNRPERMNAMAFDVMIPFREALEDINLDNSTRVVVVTGAGRGFCSGADLVDSGRIPNIDGLTVPSISLRAMELLDDVILTIRKMHQPVIGAINGAAIGGGFCLSLAFDIRVASHGAYFRAAGINNGLSSSELGLSYLLPRAIGSSRAFEIMLTGRDVDAIEAERIGLVSQVVPGDQLLKVCYEMAARISGWSRVGVELTKRVLWAGLDSASLESHMRHEGISQLYVRNLTGNFEEMIRARREGRTPIYLDDPSQKSPS; from the coding sequence ATGGCCGACTTCCTCCTGATCGAACGACCGCGTCCCGACGTGACGTTGGTGACCCTCAACAGGCCCGAGCGCATGAACGCGATGGCCTTCGACGTGATGATCCCGTTTCGCGAGGCGCTCGAGGACATCAACCTTGACAATTCCACGAGGGTCGTGGTCGTAACGGGTGCCGGTCGAGGTTTCTGCTCAGGGGCGGATCTCGTCGATTCTGGTCGGATCCCGAACATCGATGGGTTGACCGTTCCATCGATCTCGTTGCGGGCAATGGAGTTGCTCGACGACGTGATCCTCACGATTCGCAAGATGCACCAGCCCGTGATCGGCGCCATCAACGGAGCCGCCATCGGTGGTGGGTTCTGCCTGTCGCTCGCGTTCGATATCCGTGTCGCCTCGCACGGTGCTTATTTCCGAGCGGCCGGGATCAACAACGGGCTGTCGTCGTCGGAACTCGGTTTGAGCTACCTGCTCCCTCGGGCAATCGGATCCTCGCGCGCATTCGAGATCATGCTCACGGGACGGGACGTGGACGCCATCGAGGCCGAGCGGATCGGGCTCGTTTCACAGGTGGTCCCTGGCGACCAGCTACTAAAGGTGTGCTACGAGATGGCAGCCCGGATCTCCGGTTGGAGCCGGGTGGGCGTCGAGCTAACGAAGCGGGTGCTTTGGGCTGGCCTCGACTCAGCAAGCCTTGAATCTCACATGCGCCATGAAGGGATCTCCCAGCTCTACGTCCGCAACCTCACCGGAAACTTCGAGGAGATGATCCGCGCGCGACGCGAAGGCAGGACGCCCATCTACCTGGACGACCCTAGCCAGAAGTCTCCATCCTGA
- the glnII gene encoding glutamine synthetase GlnII — MSIKAEYIWIDGTEPTALLRSKTKVLSEGGPVDTLPIWGFDGSSTNQAPGKASDCVLKPVFSCPDPIRGGDHILVLAEVLLTDLTPHPTNTRASLVDLVAKYAEQEPLFGIEQEYTLFKGSRPLGFPDHGGYPAPQGPYYCGVGADDIYGRPLVEAHLDTCLKAGLSISGINAEVMPGQWEFQVGPLGPIEVSDQLWIARWILHRLGEDFDISVTLDPKPVRGDWNGAGCHTNFSTNKMRDSYQAVITAAEALGSNPDEHIAGYGHGIEDRLTGHHETAHYTEFTYGVSDRGASVRIPWQVEKDGKGYIEDRRPNANMDPYLVTKLIVGTCCAALA; from the coding sequence GTGAGCATCAAGGCCGAGTACATCTGGATCGACGGCACGGAGCCGACGGCGCTGCTGCGCTCGAAGACCAAGGTCCTGAGCGAGGGCGGCCCCGTCGACACTCTGCCGATCTGGGGGTTCGACGGTTCGAGTACCAACCAGGCCCCGGGCAAGGCTTCCGACTGCGTCCTGAAGCCGGTGTTCTCATGTCCCGACCCGATCCGGGGTGGCGACCACATCCTCGTGCTGGCCGAGGTTCTGCTTACCGACCTCACGCCCCACCCGACCAACACGCGAGCCTCGCTCGTTGATCTGGTCGCCAAGTACGCCGAGCAGGAACCGCTGTTCGGGATCGAGCAGGAGTACACCCTTTTCAAGGGGAGCAGGCCCCTCGGCTTCCCGGACCACGGTGGATACCCGGCGCCGCAGGGTCCCTATTACTGCGGTGTCGGAGCGGACGACATCTATGGCCGTCCACTGGTCGAGGCGCACCTCGACACGTGCCTCAAGGCCGGCCTGAGCATCTCCGGCATCAACGCCGAGGTCATGCCGGGACAGTGGGAGTTCCAGGTCGGCCCGCTCGGACCGATCGAGGTGTCGGACCAACTGTGGATCGCGAGATGGATCCTCCACCGTCTGGGTGAGGACTTCGACATATCGGTCACCCTGGATCCCAAGCCGGTTCGCGGCGACTGGAACGGAGCCGGATGCCACACCAACTTCTCGACCAACAAGATGCGCGACTCTTACCAGGCGGTCATCACCGCGGCCGAGGCTCTCGGCAGCAATCCCGACGAGCACATCGCCGGTTATGGGCACGGCATCGAGGACCGCCTTACGGGCCATCACGAAACCGCGCACTACACCGAGTTCACCTACGGGGTGTCAGACCGCGGCGCGTCGGTCCGGATCCCGTGGCAGGTGGAGAAGGACGGCAAGGGCTACATCGAGGACCGCCGCCCGAACGCCAACATGGACCCGTACCTGGTCACCAAGTTGATCGTCGGCACCTGCTGCGCCGCCTTGGCGTAG
- a CDS encoding class I SAM-dependent methyltransferase, with amino-acid sequence MTQRDLWDYYECRVAQGVPGLANAVSYWQGLGVEVSEQEIASEAHDVERVLASLPPVSFLEVGAGPGTFTDLLPGWGVALDQSQSALLTIRRRCPTVPAVRADAMHLPVHDRSISRVFATHIYGLLEPDSRATLLNEAKRLSSELVILDAGRPEGVPAEHWQHRTLPDGSQWHIFRRHFDPQVLADEVGGEILFGGRFYVIVAEGFRSA; translated from the coding sequence ATGACTCAGCGGGACCTATGGGACTATTACGAATGTCGAGTTGCCCAGGGGGTTCCCGGACTCGCGAACGCGGTCAGCTACTGGCAGGGACTCGGGGTGGAGGTGTCGGAGCAAGAGATCGCTTCGGAGGCCCACGACGTCGAACGCGTCCTCGCCTCACTCCCACCTGTCTCGTTCCTGGAGGTCGGCGCGGGACCCGGCACCTTCACCGACCTATTACCCGGATGGGGCGTCGCACTCGACCAAAGCCAATCGGCGCTTCTGACAATCCGTCGTAGATGCCCGACGGTCCCTGCCGTTCGCGCCGATGCTATGCATCTGCCGGTGCACGACCGATCGATCTCTCGGGTGTTCGCCACCCACATATACGGCCTCTTGGAACCGGACAGCAGAGCCACATTGCTGAACGAGGCAAAACGACTCTCTTCAGAGCTCGTCATTCTCGATGCCGGACGGCCCGAGGGAGTCCCCGCGGAACACTGGCAGCACCGCACTTTGCCGGATGGAAGCCAATGGCACATCTTCCGCCGACATTTCGATCCTCAGGTCCTCGCTGACGAAGTAGGAGGAGAGATCCTGTTCGGTGGACGCTTCTACGTGATCGTCGCTGAAGGGTTCCGCTCGGCGTAA
- the glnA gene encoding type I glutamate--ammonia ligase, protein MERQQDYVLRTVEERGVRFIQMWFTDVLGTPKSFQITPAELENALEEGMTFDGSTIDGFSRVQESDVLAMPDAKTFQLLPYLTDGAPVARVVCDVVNLDGTPFEGDPRHVLRRSLERARSLGFSFFVAPELEYFYFAPPAGSISDGSVPVPLDRGSYFDLTTNNLAAELRRETVLTLEDMGIPVEYSQHEDAPSQHEIDLRYTDALTMADTVMTVRMVVKEIAARHGVMATFMPKPLHGVQGSGMHTHMSLFDGDSNAFYDDSDEYNLSSVARRFIAGVLTHARELTAVTNQWVNSYKRLIVGYEAPVYISWARNNRSALVRVPPTKKGKRDSTRIEYRAPDSAANPYLAFAAVLSAGLLGIEKSYELPPEAAANLYELSPAQRMAEDIEALPGSLSEAVDALERSELMAEVLGEHVFEWFVRNKRAEWADYKAEVTAFELRRYLTSL, encoded by the coding sequence GTGGAACGCCAGCAGGACTACGTGTTGCGCACCGTGGAAGAGCGGGGAGTCCGCTTCATCCAGATGTGGTTTACCGACGTGCTCGGGACGCCGAAGTCATTCCAGATCACGCCTGCCGAGCTCGAGAATGCCCTCGAGGAGGGGATGACCTTCGACGGCTCGACGATCGACGGGTTCAGCCGGGTGCAGGAAAGCGACGTCCTGGCGATGCCGGACGCGAAGACCTTCCAGCTGCTGCCGTACCTCACTGACGGCGCCCCGGTGGCTCGCGTGGTGTGCGACGTCGTCAACCTGGACGGGACCCCGTTCGAAGGCGACCCGCGTCACGTGCTGAGGAGGTCTCTCGAGCGCGCAAGGAGCCTGGGGTTTTCGTTCTTCGTCGCCCCGGAGCTGGAGTACTTCTACTTCGCCCCTCCGGCTGGCTCGATCAGCGACGGGTCGGTACCGGTGCCTCTCGACAGAGGCTCCTATTTCGACCTCACGACGAACAACCTCGCCGCGGAGCTGCGCCGCGAGACGGTTCTCACGCTGGAGGACATGGGGATACCGGTCGAATACAGCCAGCACGAGGACGCTCCCAGCCAGCACGAGATCGACCTGCGCTACACCGACGCGTTGACGATGGCAGACACGGTGATGACCGTCCGGATGGTCGTCAAGGAGATCGCCGCCCGGCACGGGGTGATGGCGACGTTCATGCCCAAACCTCTCCATGGGGTGCAGGGTTCTGGCATGCACACCCACATGTCTCTCTTCGACGGGGACTCCAACGCCTTCTACGACGACTCAGACGAGTACAACCTGTCTTCGGTCGCGCGAAGGTTCATCGCCGGCGTGCTCACCCACGCCAGGGAGCTGACCGCGGTGACCAACCAGTGGGTCAACTCTTACAAGCGGCTGATCGTCGGCTACGAGGCGCCCGTGTACATCTCCTGGGCCCGGAACAACCGCTCTGCGCTGGTGCGCGTGCCCCCCACCAAGAAGGGCAAACGGGACTCGACTCGCATCGAGTACAGGGCACCCGACTCGGCGGCCAACCCCTACTTGGCGTTTGCCGCCGTGCTGTCTGCCGGTCTCCTTGGGATCGAGAAGAGCTACGAACTACCACCAGAGGCCGCGGCCAACCTCTACGAGCTGTCGCCGGCGCAACGGATGGCGGAGGATATAGAGGCGCTCCCGGGATCGTTGTCCGAAGCGGTCGACGCGCTCGAACGGTCGGAGCTCATGGCGGAGGTCCTCGGAGAGCACGTGTTCGAGTGGTTCGTCCGCAACAAGAGGGCCGAGTGGGCTGATTACAAGGCCGAGGTCACGGCGTTCGAACTTCGCCGGTATCTCACCTCGCTGTAA
- a CDS encoding ATP-binding protein, with translation MRSVRRYRPRAQAIPAARHHVADVLDGFDPDDVYAIQLMVSELATNCVRHGGTPFDLVIDVRPQEVRVEVTDVGPGTPRVRSPGPTDPTGRGLKIVDSLSHQWGVETGPAHPGKRVWFTYRI, from the coding sequence ATGAGATCGGTTCGGCGCTACCGCCCGCGGGCGCAGGCCATTCCGGCCGCCCGGCATCACGTAGCTGACGTTCTGGACGGTTTCGATCCCGACGACGTATACGCAATTCAACTGATGGTTTCGGAGCTCGCCACGAACTGCGTGCGCCACGGCGGTACGCCTTTCGACCTCGTGATCGACGTCCGGCCGCAGGAGGTACGCGTGGAGGTCACCGACGTTGGACCCGGCACGCCGAGGGTGCGCTCTCCCGGCCCGACCGACCCAACCGGGAGAGGCCTGAAGATCGTCGATAGCCTTTCTCATCAGTGGGGCGTGGAAACCGGCCCAGCGCATCCCGGCAAGCGAGTTTGGTTCACCTACCGGATTTGA
- a CDS encoding DUF2505 family protein, whose product MRFEAEHRFHGTRDAVAALLSDPEFYINLRLPDLGQPVLLDHQVNGPRAEMTLRYEFVGSLDPMARRLLGSNRLAWIQQISVDQSAGSGSLNFKAQADPKRLHGVAEFRLSSQGGLTVRTLSGELNVAVPLIGPAAERKIVPGLLRRLDIEAEAVDRRLVGEDQIR is encoded by the coding sequence ATGCGATTCGAGGCCGAGCACCGGTTTCACGGAACCCGGGATGCCGTCGCCGCTTTACTCTCCGATCCGGAGTTCTACATCAACCTGCGTCTACCGGATTTGGGGCAGCCGGTTCTCCTCGACCACCAGGTGAACGGGCCTCGAGCGGAGATGACGCTGCGATACGAGTTCGTCGGCAGTCTCGACCCGATGGCGCGTCGCCTGCTCGGCAGCAACCGACTCGCTTGGATCCAGCAGATTTCTGTAGATCAGTCGGCTGGATCGGGATCGCTCAACTTCAAAGCTCAGGCGGACCCGAAGCGTTTGCACGGGGTAGCTGAGTTCCGCCTCTCGAGTCAGGGCGGCTTGACTGTTCGCACCCTCTCGGGTGAGCTCAATGTCGCCGTTCCTCTCATCGGGCCGGCCGCGGAGCGAAAGATCGTCCCGGGCCTGCTGCGCCGCCTGGACATCGAAGCCGAAGCCGTCGATCGAAGGCTCGTGGGCGAGGATCAAATCCGGTAG
- a CDS encoding alpha/beta hydrolase — MNAEPSRTLPSVSIGQGNPLVLLHGFGMKPETYLPLARILSDRARVIIPAIFELEGPWTSRRALTQLRMTLDYLEVDKFSLLGHSFGGGLELELACDMKDRVMECVFADTLGVKERFGLAQEALRHPARILAMATPPAASAFIRSIVGHPAQMLASAMWGFASDREPYIHMLAAEKVPCHVMWASRDSLLTRQDGQEFARQLNATFTVACGQVVDHDWMFDDPELFATHLYQLNLKVFS, encoded by the coding sequence ATGAACGCCGAGCCTTCCCGCACGCTGCCCAGCGTTTCGATCGGTCAGGGCAACCCGCTGGTGCTGCTGCACGGATTCGGAATGAAGCCCGAGACCTACCTGCCCCTCGCGCGAATCCTGTCGGATCGGGCACGCGTCATCATCCCGGCGATATTTGAACTCGAAGGTCCCTGGACCTCCCGTCGCGCCTTGACCCAGCTTCGAATGACGCTGGACTACCTGGAAGTTGACAAGTTCAGCCTTCTCGGCCACTCCTTCGGCGGTGGGCTAGAGCTCGAGCTTGCCTGCGACATGAAGGACCGGGTCATGGAATGCGTGTTCGCCGACACCCTTGGAGTCAAGGAGCGATTTGGCTTGGCGCAAGAGGCGCTGCGCCACCCGGCACGCATCCTGGCCATGGCGACCCCGCCGGCTGCTTCCGCCTTCATTCGGTCGATCGTCGGCCATCCCGCGCAGATGCTTGCGTCCGCGATGTGGGGATTCGCCAGCGACCGGGAGCCGTACATTCATATGTTGGCGGCCGAAAAAGTTCCCTGCCATGTGATGTGGGCCAGCAGGGACAGCCTGCTGACTCGTCAGGATGGACAGGAGTTCGCACGTCAGCTGAACGCAACCTTCACCGTCGCGTGCGGGCAGGTTGTGGACCACGACTGGATGTTCGACGATCCCGAACTGTTCGCCACCCACCTGTATCAACTGAATCTCAAGGTGTTCAGCTGA
- a CDS encoding STAS domain-containing protein produces MDDLNAPLSVSTTDTPAGPVITVGGELDASNIDRLRSEVDSQLASRPETLKFDLSGITFMDTSAIALLISTTKTGVPVRILAPSVPVRTVIEMTGLADVLVMEP; encoded by the coding sequence ATGGACGACCTAAACGCGCCTCTGAGCGTCTCCACCACGGATACACCAGCGGGCCCGGTGATAACGGTCGGCGGCGAGTTGGACGCTTCGAACATTGACCGGTTGCGCTCGGAGGTCGATTCCCAGCTCGCCAGTCGCCCGGAGACGCTGAAGTTCGATCTCTCGGGAATCACCTTCATGGACACCAGTGCGATCGCGTTGCTGATCTCGACCACGAAGACCGGCGTTCCCGTACGTATCCTGGCCCCTTCGGTTCCGGTAAGGACTGTCATCGAGATGACCGGACTCGCCGATGTCCTGGTCATGGAGCCATGA
- a CDS encoding permease, translating to MSAIHAIGHALGIAGSMTWEVLWALILGFGLSAVVQAVIRRGTVVRLLGSDQPKSIATATAFGAASSSCSYAAVALARALFRKGASFTSAMAFEIASTNLVIELGIILALLIGWQFTLAEFVGGPIMIVLVALAFRLFLRQRLLDEAHTQADRALAGSMEGHAAMDMSIRGDASFGKRLLSANGATSVSHIFVMEWAAVLRDIVIGLLIAGAVAAWVPNDFWRHLFFTSNSAVAKAWGPLIGPIVSLLSFVCSIGNVPLAAVLWNGGISFGGVVAFIFADLLIIPILAIYRKYYGTRMMLFILAVFYATMALAGYAIEFLFDAAGLVPTARHAKVIEASIHWNYTTVLNIVFLLLAAALVFRFVRTGGIPMLRMMGGGPDDEHEHHHGDHGHDHHDHHAHRHPEQTHTSH from the coding sequence ATGAGCGCCATCCACGCGATCGGCCACGCGCTCGGGATAGCCGGTTCGATGACGTGGGAGGTCCTCTGGGCTCTCATCCTCGGTTTCGGACTGTCCGCGGTCGTGCAAGCGGTCATCCGGCGAGGCACGGTCGTACGGTTGCTCGGCAGCGACCAGCCGAAGAGCATCGCAACTGCGACGGCCTTTGGGGCTGCATCGTCCTCGTGCTCCTACGCGGCCGTCGCGCTCGCTCGAGCCCTGTTCCGCAAGGGGGCGAGTTTCACGTCGGCGATGGCGTTCGAGATCGCCTCGACCAATCTGGTCATCGAACTCGGCATCATCCTCGCACTTCTGATCGGCTGGCAGTTCACCCTCGCCGAGTTCGTAGGCGGACCCATCATGATCGTCCTGGTGGCCTTGGCGTTTCGCTTGTTCCTCCGCCAACGCCTGCTCGACGAAGCACACACGCAGGCCGATCGGGCGCTGGCGGGGTCTATGGAGGGTCACGCCGCCATGGACATGTCCATACGGGGGGACGCAAGTTTCGGGAAGCGGCTGCTTTCAGCCAACGGTGCCACTTCGGTGTCGCACATCTTCGTTATGGAATGGGCAGCCGTCTTGCGAGACATCGTCATCGGGCTTCTCATCGCCGGAGCCGTCGCCGCATGGGTACCAAACGATTTCTGGCGTCACCTCTTCTTCACGTCGAACTCAGCGGTGGCGAAAGCCTGGGGGCCCCTGATCGGCCCGATCGTGAGCCTGCTGAGTTTCGTGTGCTCGATCGGGAACGTCCCACTCGCTGCCGTCTTATGGAACGGTGGGATCAGCTTCGGTGGTGTGGTTGCCTTCATCTTCGCGGACCTGCTGATCATCCCGATCCTGGCCATCTACCGGAAGTACTACGGCACCCGGATGATGCTGTTCATACTTGCCGTCTTCTACGCGACGATGGCCTTGGCCGGTTACGCGATCGAGTTCCTGTTCGACGCAGCGGGGCTTGTGCCGACTGCGCGTCACGCCAAGGTCATCGAGGCTTCTATCCACTGGAACTACACCACGGTGCTGAACATCGTGTTCCTATTGCTCGCCGCAGCCCTCGTCTTTCGATTCGTTCGCACCGGTGGGATCCCTATGTTGCGCATGATGGGCGGCGGCCCCGACGACGAGCACGAACATCACCACGGTGATCACGGCCATGATCACCATGATCACCACGCGCACCGGCATCCTGAGCAGACGCACACCAGCCACTGA
- the glnA gene encoding type I glutamate--ammonia ligase, whose protein sequence is MGFAKRTPEEVLSLVQSEGIEIVDYRFSDLPGLMQHYSLPAHELTLDSFEEGSGFDGSSIRGFQEIQESDMLLVPDPNTAVIDPFRTHRTLNLNCFVRDPVTGESYSRDPRYVARKAEDYLVSTGIADTAYFGPEAEFFIFNDIRFDQNSHEGYYHIDSVEGIWNSGKDEGPNLGFKPRYKEGYFPVPPMDHFQDLRSEMILTMEKLGIEIEIQHHEVGTAGQAEIDMRFDTLSAMADKLMLYKYVVKSVARSHGLSATFMPKPIFADNGSGMHVHSSLWKGGEPLFYSELGYAGLSDLGRWYIGGLLAHAPAILAFAAPTTNSYKRLVPGYEAPVNLVYSQRNRSAACRIPLYSKSPKAKRVEFRCPDPSCNPYLAFSAILMAGVDGVLNKIEPPDPVDKDLYDLPPEELAQVPTVPGSLEDSLRALETDNDFLRAGGVFTDDLIETWISYKREHEIDPVRLRPHPWEFMLYYDI, encoded by the coding sequence ATGGGTTTCGCCAAGCGCACGCCGGAAGAGGTCCTGAGCCTGGTTCAGTCCGAGGGCATCGAGATCGTCGACTATCGCTTCTCCGACCTGCCGGGTCTCATGCAGCACTACTCCTTGCCGGCGCACGAACTGACGCTGGACAGCTTCGAAGAGGGGTCTGGGTTCGACGGCTCGTCGATCCGTGGATTCCAGGAGATCCAGGAGTCCGACATGCTCCTGGTCCCGGATCCGAATACCGCGGTCATCGACCCCTTCCGCACTCACAGGACGCTGAACCTGAATTGTTTCGTCCGTGACCCCGTCACCGGGGAGTCCTACTCACGCGACCCCCGCTACGTGGCCAGGAAGGCCGAGGACTACCTCGTCTCTACCGGCATCGCCGATACCGCTTACTTCGGACCCGAGGCCGAGTTCTTCATCTTCAACGACATCCGATTCGATCAGAACTCCCACGAGGGCTATTACCACATCGATTCCGTCGAGGGCATCTGGAACTCCGGTAAGGACGAAGGACCGAACCTGGGCTTCAAGCCGCGATACAAGGAGGGTTACTTCCCGGTCCCCCCGATGGATCACTTCCAGGACCTTCGCTCCGAGATGATCCTGACCATGGAGAAGCTCGGCATCGAGATCGAGATCCAGCATCACGAGGTCGGCACCGCCGGCCAGGCCGAAATCGACATGCGGTTCGACACGCTTTCGGCGATGGCGGACAAGCTGATGCTCTACAAGTACGTGGTCAAGAGCGTCGCTCGCTCCCACGGCCTGTCCGCGACCTTCATGCCGAAGCCGATCTTCGCCGACAACGGCTCGGGCATGCACGTGCACTCGTCGCTGTGGAAGGGCGGGGAGCCGCTGTTCTACTCGGAGCTCGGGTACGCCGGACTTTCCGATCTGGGCCGTTGGTACATCGGCGGGTTGTTGGCCCACGCGCCGGCGATCCTTGCGTTCGCCGCCCCGACCACCAACAGCTACAAGCGGTTGGTTCCCGGATACGAGGCGCCGGTCAACCTGGTTTACAGCCAGCGGAACCGTTCGGCGGCCTGCCGCATACCTCTCTACTCGAAGAGCCCGAAGGCCAAGAGGGTCGAGTTCCGGTGCCCCGACCCCTCGTGCAATCCGTACCTCGCTTTCTCGGCGATCCTCATGGCCGGGGTGGACGGGGTTCTGAACAAGATCGAGCCGCCCGATCCGGTGGACAAGGACCTTTACGACCTTCCCCCCGAGGAGCTCGCCCAGGTCCCGACCGTTCCGGGATCGCTCGAGGACTCGCTACGCGCGTTAGAGACCGACAACGACTTCCTCCGCGCCGGCGGCGTCTTCACCGACGACCTGATCGAGACCTGGATCTCGTACAAGCGTGAGCACGAAATCGATCCCGTCCGGCTCCGCCCGCATCCTTGGGAGTTCATGCTCTACTACGACATCTAG
- a CDS encoding metalloregulator ArsR/SmtB family transcription factor — MSSLDHDHPVDAQAVEVTRDALISPDDAGRLAGLLGLLADPVRSRILFALSGVERLCVGDIALALDISEDAASYALRMLRTAGLVTFRKEGRLVFYSLAPGFPHRLLEHCLRDLLNIAAPSAPDEPPDEP; from the coding sequence GTGAGCTCGCTAGACCACGACCATCCCGTCGACGCCCAGGCTGTAGAAGTTACCCGGGACGCGTTGATATCCCCCGACGACGCGGGCCGGCTAGCTGGCCTGCTCGGACTGCTGGCCGATCCGGTTCGCTCACGGATCCTCTTCGCGCTCTCCGGCGTCGAGCGACTCTGCGTCGGGGATATAGCGCTCGCGCTGGACATAAGCGAGGACGCAGCCTCCTACGCCCTCCGGATGCTCCGCACCGCCGGCCTCGTGACGTTCCGCAAAGAGGGACGACTCGTCTTCTACTCGCTGGCGCCTGGCTTCCCGCATCGGTTGTTGGAGCATTGCCTGCGTGACTTGCTCAACATTGCGGCGCCGTCGGCTCCTGACGAACCTCCTGACGAACCATGA